AAAATTTTAGCAGGGATATTTATATTAGGTGTAAGTGGGGCTGCTTTGACATTTATTCTTGACGGTATCTATACAAATAACGCCACAGAATTATATAAACAAGGTAATACATTATATGACCTACAACGTTATCAAGATGCACTTGCTGTTTACGATAAAGCCGTGAATATTAGACCTAATTACGCTCAAGGATGGTATGGTCGAGGTAACAGTTTATCTGCATTAAAACAGTATAAAGAAGCATTAGCGGCATACGATAAAGCAATTCAACTTCAGCCAGATTACTTAGAATCTTGGACTAGTAGAGGCTTAGTTTTGGAAAATTTACAGCGCTATCAAGAAGCAATATCCTCTTTTGATAAAGCTCTACAATTAGAAAGTAAATCTCCAGAAATCTGGAATGCAAAAGGTGAAGCTTTTAGTAATTTACAGCAATATGAAAATGCAATAAAAGCCTATAATCAAGCCATAGAATTGCAAAATAACTATGATACTGCTTGGTATAATAAAGGTTTAGCGCTGCATAGTTTAAAACGCTATGAAGATGCAATTATAGCCTACGATAAAGCTATAGAATTAAAGCCCGACAATCAAAACTATTGGTATAATCGCGGCAATTCTCTAGTCAACCTAAACCGCTATGAAGATGCATTTAGAGATTATGATAAAGCGGTACAATATAAACCAAATTATTACCAAGCTTGGTTATCTAGGGGGAATGTGCTAATTACTCTGCGCCGTTATCCCGAAGCAGTTACATCTTTTGAGCAAGTAATTAAATACAATGCCAATAATTACCAAGCATGGTATAGTCGAGGCTGGGCGCTACATCAAAGCCAACGCTATCAAGAAGCAATTGAATCTTACAATAAAGCCATACCTTTGAAGCGTAACGATTATCAAGTTTGGTATAACTTGGGTAATTCTCAATACAATTTACAGAAATATGAAGATGCGATCGCATCCTATAATAGAGCAGTGCGTTACAAGCCAGACCACTATGAAAGCTGGTATAGCAGAGGTAATGCTCTAGTAAATTTAAAGCGCTATCAAGATGCGATCGCATCTTATGCGCAAGCAATAAAATATAAGCCTGATTACCAACAAGCAATAGAAGCAAGCAAGCAAGCACAAAATCAACTACAAAATGAAAAATCACAGCCTGTAGTTGTACCCCTCATCCGACTTCCTAATCCCCTTGCTCCCAATCAGCCACCACGGTAAATCAATTTTAGATTTTTTTAATGACAACCCTGAACAGTTATCTTTGAATTCCACCGTCCTACTATTGAATACTCATATCATTAATATCAATAATCGGTCTTAACTTTTCAATTTTTCTATTTGAATAGTAACGATTATCTGAATTCGACTTCTTCACCGAAGAATTTTGCTTTAATAAAGCTAATCTATTAGCTTGT
The genomic region above belongs to Calothrix sp. NIES-2098 and contains:
- a CDS encoding TPR repeat-containing serine/threonine protein kinase, with amino-acid sequence MLGNTLVGRYQIMSHLGGGGFGETFVACDTQLPGSPQCVVKKLKPQANDPVTLETARRLFDTEAQVLYKLGTHDCIPQLLAYFEENAEFYLVQEFIEGHNLSQELIPGKTFSQNEVISLLMEILEILEFVHQQKVIHRDVNPCNLLRRQQDNKLVLIDFGAVKQITTQVVTPQGQTKSTVAIGTPGYLPGEQAQGNPKFSSDIYAVGIIALQALTGLPPEQLEKDDDSNEIIWQKYTQVTPEFAQVLNKMVCYDFRQRYASATEALQAIKELIKPAAQTIALTPILPFKNLKNHKYKKEIIHKILAGIFILGVSGAALTFILDGIYTNNATELYKQGNTLYDLQRYQDALAVYDKAVNIRPNYAQGWYGRGNSLSALKQYKEALAAYDKAIQLQPDYLESWTSRGLVLENLQRYQEAISSFDKALQLESKSPEIWNAKGEAFSNLQQYENAIKAYNQAIELQNNYDTAWYNKGLALHSLKRYEDAIIAYDKAIELKPDNQNYWYNRGNSLVNLNRYEDAFRDYDKAVQYKPNYYQAWLSRGNVLITLRRYPEAVTSFEQVIKYNANNYQAWYSRGWALHQSQRYQEAIESYNKAIPLKRNDYQVWYNLGNSQYNLQKYEDAIASYNRAVRYKPDHYESWYSRGNALVNLKRYQDAIASYAQAIKYKPDYQQAIEASKQAQNQLQNEKSQPVVVPLIRLPNPLAPNQPPR